The bacterium genome includes a region encoding these proteins:
- a CDS encoding cytochrome P450 — MTQYEDLRHVSRHPEIYSSALGATNIEDRDEATLAGMRLIMINMDPPQHVKFRRIVQRGFTPQMIQKQEAYLRDLAKRIVDPVAPRGEAEFVEDLAAELPLQVICELVGTPEEERRRIFEISNKMIGFDDPEFNTNVEEAGLASAELAGIAMQLAERYKNEPSDNLTYKLLNAEVDGERLMEAEFCWFFLTLARMIHEGP, encoded by the coding sequence GTGACCCAGTACGAGGATCTGCGCCACGTCTCGCGGCATCCCGAGATCTACTCGTCCGCGCTGGGCGCGACGAATATCGAGGATCGCGATGAAGCCACGCTGGCCGGAATGCGCTTGATCATGATCAACATGGATCCGCCGCAACACGTGAAGTTCCGTCGCATCGTGCAGCGCGGCTTCACACCGCAGATGATCCAGAAGCAGGAAGCCTATCTGCGCGATCTCGCCAAGCGCATCGTCGATCCGGTTGCGCCGCGCGGTGAAGCCGAGTTCGTCGAAGATCTCGCCGCCGAACTTCCGCTCCAGGTCATCTGCGAGCTGGTCGGCACACCCGAGGAAGAGCGCAGGCGCATCTTCGAGATTTCGAACAAGATGATTGGCTTCGACGATCCGGAGTTCAACACCAACGTCGAAGAGGCAGGGCTCGCATCGGCAGAGCTGGCCGGCATCGCAATGCAGCTTGCCGAGCGTTACAAGAACGAGCCGTCCGACAATCTGACCTACAAGCTGCTGAACGCAGAAGTCGACGGTGAGAGGCTGATGGAGGCGGAGTTCTGCTGGTTCTTCCTGACTCTAGCCCGGATGATTCATGAGGGTCCGTAG